Genomic segment of Streptomyces longhuiensis:
GTCGCCCCGCGCCTTCTCGCGCGGGCCGACTGGCCGGAGCGCGAGCCGGTGGTCGCCCTTTGGGTGTGGCAGTGCGTGGTGGCTGGTGTCCTCCTGTGCTGCGCGCTGTCGATGACGCTGAGCGCGGCCGCCGCCTGGCAGGCCGTCCGCGGCCATGTGTTCGCTTCCGCCCCGCACGCCGTCGTCGACGCGTACGCGCTGCGGGCGGCCGGCGGATGGGCGGCGACGCTGGCCGTGACCCTCGCGCTCGGCGGGCTGTGGACCGCGGCGATGCTCGCCCGGGAGATCTTCCGTTCGCGGGCCAGGCGCAGGCGGCGGCGCGCCGAACTCCTGGTGCGCTCCCCGCTGTTGCCGGGCGAGGAGCCGGGCAGCGACCGGCTCGTCGTCCTCGAGGGCGAACGTCCCGACGCCTGGTGGCTGCCGGGCGCCGCGCCCCAACTGGTCATCACGACGGCCGCACTGCGCCGCCTCAAGGGCCGCCAGCTGGACGCGGTCCTCGCGCACGAGATGGGCCACGCGCAGTGGCGGCACGACTGGCTGCTGCACTGCTCGGGGGCGCTGGCCACGGGCTTCCCGCAGGTTCCGGTCTTCGCCGCGTTCCGGGACGAGATGCACCGGCTCGTCGAACTCGCCGCCGACGACGTGGCGTCGCGCCGCTTCGGGCGCCTGACCATCGCCCTCGCCCTGGTCGAACTCAACGAGGACCGGGGAGTGTTCGGCCCCTGCCCCACGCCGCAGGCCCATGTGCCGCAGCGCGTGCACCGGTTGCTGACCCCGCCGCGGCGGCTCACCCCGGCCCGGCGTCTGCGTCTGACCGCGGCGGCCGCCCTCGTACCGGTGGTGCCACTCCTGGTGACCTTCGTGCCGGGCCTGCGCGCGCTGGGCTGACCGAAGGCCGGAGCCGGACGCGTCCGCTCCGCCTGATGGCCACCGGCACCGTCCATGGGTGAGGATCTTCCCCATGCACCCGGCACCGGTCGACTCCCCGCCCCGCCCCCGGCATCCGCGGCTCGCACGCGCGACGGCGGTGCTCGCCGCCCTCAGCGCGCTGCTGCTGATCGCGGTGGCGACACGCTGGGAACCGCTGATGACACTGGACGGCGAGCTGGCGCGCACCGCCCACCGCTGGGCCGTGGCCGACCCCGGACTGACGCAGGTGAACCGGGTCCTCTCGGACTGGTTCTGGGATCCGTGGACGATGCGCGCCCTGTGCGTCGTGGTCGTCGTCTGGCTTGTGTGGAGACACGACGCCTGGTGGCTCGCACTGTGGGTGGCCGCCACATGTGCGGTGGGCACACTGGTCCAGCAGGGACTCAAGGCGGCCGTCGGGCGTGACCGCCCGGTGTGGACGGACCCCGTGGACTCCGCCCACTACGCGGCCTTCCCGTCCGGGCACGCGATGACGGCGACGGTGGTGTGGGGGCTGATCCTCTGGCTGCTGCGCCGCTACGGCGCGGGCCGTGTCCTGTGGCGCACGGCGTGCACGCTCGCGGTGGTGTCGGTCGTCGGCGTGGGCCTCACGCGGCTGTGGCTCGGCGTGCACTGGCCCTCGGACGTACTCGGCGGCTGGCTGCTCGGGGCGCTGACGGTGACCGTGTCCGTGACGGCCTACGAGCGGCTCACCGCGAGCAGGTGACCCGTCACGGCAGGACCATCAGGGCGAGACCGTCAGGGTGTGCCCTCACGACTGGGCGTCGCCACCGGGCCGTCACTACTGAGCCGTCACTACTGAGCCGTCACGACTGATATCCCTCGACCTGGGACTCGGGCCTGGCCCTCGCCTCGTCGGGGTTCTCGCCGAACTCCGTCTTGGCCCGGCGCTGGCGCAGCAGGTCCCAGCACTGGTCGAGTTCGCGTTCCACGGCGGCAAGGCGCTCGTGCTCGGTCGCCCCGTCGATCTCACCGGAGGCGAGCGACGCGCGGAGCCGCTTCTCGTCGTCGA
This window contains:
- a CDS encoding M56 family metallopeptidase, giving the protein MTVPVALLLLGTLAAVVAPRLLARADWPEREPVVALWVWQCVVAGVLLCCALSMTLSAAAAWQAVRGHVFASAPHAVVDAYALRAAGGWAATLAVTLALGGLWTAAMLAREIFRSRARRRRRRAELLVRSPLLPGEEPGSDRLVVLEGERPDAWWLPGAAPQLVITTAALRRLKGRQLDAVLAHEMGHAQWRHDWLLHCSGALATGFPQVPVFAAFRDEMHRLVELAADDVASRRFGRLTIALALVELNEDRGVFGPCPTPQAHVPQRVHRLLTPPRRLTPARRLRLTAAAALVPVVPLLVTFVPGLRALG
- a CDS encoding phosphatase PAP2 family protein, producing the protein MHPAPVDSPPRPRHPRLARATAVLAALSALLLIAVATRWEPLMTLDGELARTAHRWAVADPGLTQVNRVLSDWFWDPWTMRALCVVVVVWLVWRHDAWWLALWVAATCAVGTLVQQGLKAAVGRDRPVWTDPVDSAHYAAFPSGHAMTATVVWGLILWLLRRYGAGRVLWRTACTLAVVSVVGVGLTRLWLGVHWPSDVLGGWLLGALTVTVSVTAYERLTASR
- a CDS encoding DUF2630 family protein translates to MDQEQILARITAMVDDEKRLRASLASGEIDGATEHERLAAVERELDQCWDLLRQRRAKTEFGENPDEARARPESQVEGYQS